The Clostridioides sp. ES-S-0010-02 genome window below encodes:
- a CDS encoding ACT domain-containing protein: MENTVYAKLNQGIDSFLRVAMTLRRREVDIQSISMTVDNMNNSGIKLIVNEEKTSLDSVLNHMKKLHDIREITVEQVRH; the protein is encoded by the coding sequence ATGGAAAATACTGTATATGCTAAATTAAACCAAGGAATAGATTCTTTTTTAAGAGTGGCGATGACACTTAGAAGAAGAGAAGTTGATATACAATCAATAAGTATGACTGTAGATAATATGAATAATTCAGGTATAAAATTGATAGTAAATGAAGAAAAGACATCTCTAGATAGTGTCTTAAATCACATGAAGAAACTACATGATATAAGAGAAATAACTGTTGAACAAGTAAGACACTAA
- a CDS encoding M48 family metallopeptidase: MKMMSKDYQILNINFKNKEIEAVLLYKNRKNICIKIDSFGKVVVISPPKVSKKTIEEIIIKKGDWILKKSGEYKDREEAYKQRTFMTGDKFLYLGEEYCLVVNKTLDDCAKKSKCKINLEEYKIIVKTNDLSKDFIKKSLQCWYKNESQRIVSKRIDFLKSNCDIMKQLTPVNVKVKEQKSRWGSCTSQKNIYINSKISMARLDVIDYIIVHEFSHLLHMNHSKKFYDLVKNIMPEYKDKENWLKKNGYKIII; the protein is encoded by the coding sequence ATGAAAATGATGAGCAAAGATTATCAGATTTTAAATATTAATTTTAAAAATAAAGAAATAGAAGCAGTATTACTGTATAAAAATAGAAAAAATATTTGCATAAAAATAGACTCATTTGGCAAAGTAGTTGTAATAAGTCCACCTAAAGTTTCTAAAAAAACAATAGAAGAAATAATAATTAAAAAAGGAGACTGGATACTTAAAAAATCTGGTGAGTATAAAGACAGAGAGGAAGCATACAAACAAAGAACATTTATGACAGGTGACAAATTTCTTTATCTTGGTGAAGAATATTGCTTAGTTGTAAATAAAACTTTGGATGATTGTGCGAAAAAAAGTAAGTGTAAAATAAATCTTGAAGAATATAAAATAATTGTTAAAACAAATGACCTAAGTAAAGATTTTATCAAAAAATCTTTACAGTGTTGGTACAAAAATGAAAGTCAAAGAATTGTTTCAAAAAGAATCGATTTTCTTAAGTCGAATTGTGATATAATGAAGCAACTAACACCAGTTAATGTAAAAGTAAAAGAACAAAAAAGTAGATGGGGGAGTTGTACATCTCAAAAAAATATTTATATAAATTCAAAAATATCTATGGCGAGATTAGATGTAATTGACTATATAATAGTACATGAGTTTAGTCATTTATTACATATGAATCACTCAAAAAAATTTTATGATTTGGTAAAAAATATTATGCCAGAGTATAAAGATAAAGAAAATTGGCTTAAAAAAAATGGATATAAGATAATAATATGA
- a CDS encoding XdhC family protein: MNIYEQAIKLIENNEDFAFATITSHSGSTPRETGAMMIVKSDGSIFGSVGGGSVEATCIKHSINVIKNRESMLYKFTLNKTDIAKLGMICGGTGEIQIDFIDSNLKSNLERFNKNLKENISKAYIFGAGHISKDVAVILSLLEFRTIVIDDREEFANSERFPHSEVVVLDSFENIPDFPIDENSYIIILTRGHLYDSSSLEWALKTNPCYIGMIGSRTKIGLTYEKLMKKGFSKQELNKVHAPIGIKLDAQTPAEIAVCIAAELINCRANKEKRN; this comes from the coding sequence ATGAATATATATGAACAAGCGATAAAGTTAATAGAAAATAATGAGGACTTTGCATTTGCTACAATAACTTCTCACTCAGGTTCAACACCACGTGAAACTGGAGCAATGATGATTGTAAAAAGTGATGGCTCTATATTTGGTTCTGTAGGTGGGGGAAGTGTAGAAGCAACATGCATAAAACATTCAATTAATGTTATAAAAAATAGAGAGTCAATGTTGTATAAATTTACTCTAAATAAAACTGATATAGCAAAGCTTGGAATGATATGTGGTGGTACTGGAGAAATACAGATAGATTTTATTGATAGTAATTTGAAGAGCAATTTAGAAAGATTTAATAAAAACTTAAAAGAAAATATAAGTAAAGCATATATATTTGGTGCAGGTCATATTTCAAAAGATGTAGCAGTAATATTATCACTTCTAGAGTTTAGAACAATAGTAATAGATGATAGAGAGGAATTTGCTAATTCTGAAAGATTTCCACACTCAGAAGTGGTAGTTTTAGATTCTTTTGAAAATATACCAGATTTTCCAATTGATGAGAATAGCTATATAATTATTTTAACGAGAGGTCATCTATATGATTCAAGTTCATTGGAATGGGCTCTTAAAACGAATCCTTGCTATATAGGTATGATTGGAAGTAGAACAAAAATTGGATTGACATACGAAAAACTTATGAAAAAGGGGTTCAGTAAGCAAGAACTAAATAAAGTACATGCTCCAATAGGAATAAAATTAGATGCTCAAACACCAGCAGAAATAGCTGTGTGTATAGCAGCTGAACTTATAAATTGTAGAGCAAATAAGGAAAAAAGAAATTAA
- the ilvC gene encoding ketol-acid reductoisomerase, whose product MAKMYYENDVNLEVLKNKKVAVLGYGSQGHAHAQNLRDNGVDVVIGLYDGSKSAQKAKEDGFEVKSVAEATRESDLTMLLMPDEKQKKVYEESVRDNLKEGQTLAFAHGFNIHYNQVQPPEFVDVVMVAPKGPGHLVRNVFTKGSGVPALFAVYQDYTKKATETVLAYAKGIGATRAGVLETTFKEETETDLFGEQSVLCGGISELIKLGYKTLVDAGYQKEVAYFECLHEMKLIVDLIYEGGFERMRYSISDTAEYGDYVSGKRVITDAAKQGMQDVLEDIQNGKFAKAWIKENEEGRENFLKTREAEYATEIAEVGRNLRSMMSFLK is encoded by the coding sequence ATGGCAAAGATGTATTATGAAAATGATGTAAATTTAGAGGTTTTAAAAAATAAAAAGGTTGCAGTTTTAGGATATGGAAGTCAAGGTCATGCACATGCACAAAATCTTAGAGATAATGGTGTGGATGTAGTGATAGGACTTTATGATGGAAGTAAGTCAGCGCAAAAAGCAAAGGAAGATGGATTTGAAGTAAAAAGTGTAGCAGAGGCTACGAGAGAAAGTGATTTAACAATGTTGTTAATGCCTGATGAAAAGCAAAAGAAAGTTTATGAAGAAAGCGTTAGAGATAATTTAAAAGAAGGTCAAACATTAGCATTTGCACATGGATTCAATATACACTATAATCAAGTACAACCACCAGAATTTGTTGATGTTGTAATGGTAGCTCCTAAAGGACCTGGTCACTTAGTTAGAAATGTATTTACTAAAGGAAGTGGAGTTCCAGCATTGTTTGCAGTATATCAAGATTACACTAAAAAAGCCACAGAGACAGTTTTGGCATATGCAAAAGGAATAGGAGCTACAAGAGCAGGTGTTTTAGAAACTACTTTTAAAGAAGAAACAGAAACTGACTTATTTGGAGAGCAATCAGTACTTTGTGGTGGTATAAGTGAACTTATAAAATTAGGATATAAGACACTTGTAGATGCAGGGTATCAAAAGGAAGTAGCATATTTTGAATGTCTACATGAAATGAAACTAATAGTTGACCTTATATATGAAGGTGGATTTGAAAGAATGAGATACAGCATAAGTGATACAGCAGAATATGGAGATTATGTATCTGGTAAAAGAGTAATAACTGATGCAGCAAAACAAGGTATGCAGGATGTATTAGAAGATATACAAAATGGAAAATTTGCTAAGGCATGGATTAAAGAAAATGAAGAAGGGCGTGAAAACTTCCTAAAAACTAGAGAAGCAGAATATGCTACAGAAATAGCTGAAGTTGGTAGAAATTTAAGAAGTATGATGTCATTCTTGAAATAA
- a CDS encoding DUF3298 and DUF4163 domain-containing protein produces MNTYKKLKKSIFKIAVISVCLLVALVNVNPIFAGSSSDRVIKNNPIKVINAKNYSLKQDNYEVNIKIPKIEGLKDKDLENKLNNEFMENVKKLYSEFQNKMKKENNKGHRYLNVSYSVKNNSKGFLSIEVKKEEIEASSYVTKTHYTIDKNREILLNLPIFFKDSRYMDAISDNIKGQMKNQIKKDNTKSYFIDQEKDSPVKNFKSINKYQDFYFNKDGNLVISFDEYEVAPGYMGPVEFVIPDKVIKNLK; encoded by the coding sequence ATGAATACATATAAAAAACTTAAAAAATCTATATTTAAAATTGCTGTGATTTCAGTGTGTCTACTTGTAGCATTAGTAAATGTAAATCCTATATTTGCAGGAAGTTCTTCTGATAGAGTTATAAAAAATAATCCGATAAAAGTGATAAATGCTAAAAATTATAGTTTGAAACAAGATAATTATGAAGTCAATATCAAAATTCCTAAGATAGAAGGTTTAAAAGATAAAGATTTAGAGAATAAATTAAACAATGAATTTATGGAAAATGTGAAAAAACTTTATAGTGAATTTCAAAATAAAATGAAAAAAGAAAACAACAAAGGTCATAGATACTTAAATGTAAGTTATAGTGTAAAAAATAATTCTAAGGGCTTTTTATCTATAGAAGTTAAAAAAGAAGAGATAGAAGCTTCCTCATATGTAACTAAAACACATTATACTATTGATAAAAATAGAGAAATACTATTAAACTTACCAATATTTTTTAAAGATAGTAGATATATGGATGCTATAAGTGATAATATAAAAGGACAGATGAAAAATCAAATTAAGAAAGACAATACAAAATCATATTTTATAGACCAAGAAAAAGATTCCCCAGTAAAAAATTTTAAGTCTATAAATAAGTATCAAGATTTCTATTTTAATAAAGATGGAAACCTTGTAATTAGTTTTGATGAATATGAAGTAGCTCCTGGGTATATGGGGCCAGTTGAGTTTGTAATACCAGACAAAGTAATAAAAAACTTAAAGTAG